One genomic region from Streptomyces sp. NBC_01431 encodes:
- a CDS encoding glycerol-3-phosphate dehydrogenase/oxidase — MTTLQSVPALGTHPASGSHPSRAETREQLSKATYDLLVIGGGILGISTAWHAAQSGLRVALVDAGDFAGATSSASSKLLHGGLRYLQTGAVKLVAENHFERRAVSRQVAPHLANPLTFYLPVYKGGPHGAAKLGAGVFAYSALSAFGDGVGHLLSPAKAAADVPELRTDNLKAVAVYGDDQMNDARMALMTVRAATEAGAVVLNHSEVTGLRFTRGRVTGADLKDRLSGEEFGVNARLVLNATGPWVDHLRKMEDPNSAPSIRLSKGAHLVLKRTAPWKAALATPIDKYRITFALPWEDMLLLGTTDEEFEGDPADVKVTEADTAQILDEAAFSIRDQQLSRDLITYSFAGLRVLPGGPGDTSKAKRETVVTEGRGGMLSVAGGKWTTFRHIGRTVMKKLEQLPGHPLGDDFEPISQLPGKMPLPGIANPRAVAHRLMVDGPAPGPRMAADTAKHLATHYGSLSFDIARLANEDASLAERIHPDAPEIWAQVVYARDHEWAETADDVLRRRTTLTIRGLATDEIRGKVDDLLNKKI; from the coding sequence ATGACCACCCTGCAGAGCGTCCCTGCCCTCGGGACGCACCCGGCCTCCGGCTCTCACCCGAGCCGCGCCGAGACTCGGGAGCAACTGTCCAAGGCGACGTACGACCTCCTGGTCATCGGCGGCGGCATCCTGGGCATCTCCACCGCCTGGCACGCCGCGCAGTCCGGACTGCGGGTGGCACTGGTGGACGCCGGTGACTTCGCCGGCGCCACCTCCTCCGCCTCCTCCAAGCTGCTCCACGGCGGTCTGCGCTACCTGCAGACCGGCGCGGTGAAGCTGGTCGCGGAGAACCACTTCGAGCGGCGTGCGGTGTCCCGTCAGGTGGCCCCGCACCTCGCCAACCCGCTCACGTTCTACCTGCCCGTGTACAAGGGCGGCCCGCACGGCGCCGCCAAGCTGGGTGCCGGCGTCTTCGCCTACTCGGCGCTGTCCGCCTTCGGCGACGGCGTCGGCCACCTGCTCTCCCCCGCGAAGGCCGCGGCGGACGTGCCGGAGCTGCGTACGGACAACCTGAAGGCCGTGGCCGTGTACGGCGACGACCAGATGAACGACGCCCGCATGGCCCTGATGACGGTCCGTGCGGCCACCGAGGCCGGCGCGGTCGTCCTCAACCACTCCGAGGTCACCGGCCTGCGCTTCACCAGGGGCCGGGTCACCGGCGCCGACCTCAAGGACCGTCTGTCGGGCGAGGAGTTCGGGGTCAACGCGCGCCTCGTCCTGAACGCGACCGGCCCCTGGGTCGACCACCTGCGCAAGATGGAGGACCCGAACTCGGCTCCCTCCATCCGCCTGTCGAAGGGCGCGCACCTGGTCCTCAAGCGCACCGCCCCCTGGAAGGCCGCGCTCGCCACCCCGATCGACAAGTACCGCATCACCTTCGCCCTGCCCTGGGAGGACATGCTCCTGCTCGGCACCACCGACGAGGAGTTCGAGGGCGACCCGGCGGACGTGAAGGTCACCGAGGCGGACACCGCTCAGATCCTGGACGAGGCCGCGTTCTCGATCCGCGACCAGCAGCTGTCCCGCGATCTGATCACGTACTCCTTCGCGGGTCTGCGTGTCCTGCCCGGCGGTCCCGGCGACACCTCGAAGGCCAAGCGCGAGACGGTCGTCACCGAGGGCCGCGGCGGCATGCTGTCGGTGGCCGGCGGCAAGTGGACGACCTTCCGCCACATCGGCCGTACGGTGATGAAGAAGCTGGAGCAGCTGCCTGGCCACCCGCTCGGCGACGACTTCGAGCCCATCTCGCAGCTGCCCGGCAAGATGCCGCTGCCCGGCATAGCCAACCCGCGCGCGGTCGCCCACCGTCTCATGGTGGACGGCCCGGCGCCCGGCCCGCGGATGGCGGCCGACACCGCCAAGCACCTGGCCACGCACTACGGTTCGCTGTCCTTCGACATCGCGCGCCTGGCCAACGAGGACGCCTCGCTCGCCGAGCGCATCCACCCGGACGCGCCGGAGATCTGGGCGCAGGTCGTGTACGCCCGCGACCACGAGTGGGCCGAAACTGCCGACGACGTGCTGCGCCGCCGCACGACCCTGACGATCCGGGGTCTGGCCACGGACGAGATCCGCGGCAAGGTGGACGACCTGCTGAACAAGAAGATCTGA
- a CDS encoding FadR/GntR family transcriptional regulator — MAVTDEAIEKIKEMIVSGALRPGDRLPKESELAAELGLSRNSLREAVRALSLIRILDVRQGDGTYVTSLDPQLLLEAMSFVVDFHRDDTVLEFLAVRRILEPAATAMAASRITESELDALSAQLDALGSAPSVEELVAADLEFHRGIVAGSGNSVLCSLLDGLSGPTTRARIWRGLTQEDAVSRTLHEHGAILGALRDRDAEAARSWATVHIASVEQWLRSTL, encoded by the coding sequence ATGGCTGTCACCGACGAGGCCATCGAGAAGATCAAGGAAATGATCGTCTCGGGTGCGCTGCGGCCGGGCGACCGGCTCCCCAAGGAGAGCGAACTCGCCGCCGAGCTCGGTCTGTCGCGCAACTCGCTGCGCGAGGCGGTGCGGGCGCTGTCGCTGATCCGCATCCTCGATGTGCGGCAGGGCGACGGAACGTACGTCACCAGCCTGGATCCCCAGCTCCTGCTGGAGGCGATGAGCTTCGTGGTGGACTTCCACCGCGACGACACGGTCCTGGAGTTCCTCGCGGTACGCCGCATCCTGGAGCCCGCCGCGACAGCGATGGCGGCGTCACGGATCACCGAGTCCGAACTCGACGCGCTCTCGGCGCAGTTGGACGCCCTGGGGTCGGCGCCGTCGGTGGAGGAGCTGGTGGCCGCGGACCTCGAATTCCACCGCGGCATCGTGGCGGGCTCGGGGAACTCGGTGCTGTGCTCCCTGCTGGACGGGCTGTCCGGTCCGACGACGCGGGCCCGCATCTGGCGCGGGCTCACCCAGGAGGACGCGGTGAGCCGCACCCTGCACGAGCACGGGGCGATCCTGGGGGCGCTGCGGGATCGCGACGCGGAGGCCGCGCGTTCCTGGGCGACGGTGCACATCGCCAGCGTGGAGCAGTGGCTGCGATCCACACTGTGA
- a CDS encoding S8 family peptidase, protein MTDRILPGQGPGTAGPGPDGAGFTYHGAEPELIVVARAEARLRLGAEGVRSASGADTSALSMFLADEQIALEPLFGRAERPARAPQASPREALVDLSLYYRVRGGTERAEELTTRLAALPEIETAYVKPGAVPASLTGRDEETVERLKEGTPETPNFTGRQGYLNPAPEGVDASWARLRPGGRGEGVTVIDVEGAWQLGHEDLADRLAGIVVGTPVQDLAWRNHGTAVLGVIGGDQDEKGINGIVPEAVTAAASFQGIGTAAAIHAAAERLSAGDIVLVALHRPGPRFDFRDRDDQAGYIPLEWWPDDFAAIRHATARGILVVAAGGNGAESLDDALYERRPDGFPEGWRNPFNPSNRSSGAVLVGAGAPPPGTHGRDHGPDRSRLAFSNYGARLDAQGWGRETTTTGGFWDRPGDLQGGTEEIAWYTDAFSGTSAASPIVAGALASLQGMLKALGQPPMSPERARAILRSTGAPQQDAPGRPASQRIGDRPAIKAAVARLLPSTVGTGQAERYWDELLPYPRELPPRLRLFVAGAWRNLNNPAPELRQAVHTAFAAGRPDVRVWFSDDEVVGLVVAG, encoded by the coding sequence ATGACCGATCGGATTCTCCCGGGGCAGGGCCCCGGAACGGCGGGCCCTGGACCCGATGGAGCTGGATTCACCTATCACGGAGCCGAGCCGGAACTGATCGTCGTCGCGCGGGCCGAAGCCCGGCTGCGCCTCGGCGCGGAGGGCGTCCGCTCGGCCTCCGGGGCCGACACCTCGGCCCTGTCGATGTTCCTCGCCGATGAACAGATCGCGCTGGAGCCGCTGTTCGGCCGTGCGGAGCGGCCGGCACGGGCACCACAGGCAAGCCCCCGCGAGGCCCTGGTGGACCTGTCGCTCTACTACCGGGTACGCGGCGGGACCGAGCGGGCCGAGGAACTGACCACCCGGCTCGCCGCGCTGCCGGAGATCGAGACGGCGTACGTGAAGCCGGGAGCGGTCCCCGCCTCGCTGACGGGCCGCGACGAGGAAACGGTCGAGCGGCTCAAGGAGGGCACGCCCGAGACACCCAACTTCACGGGACGCCAGGGCTATCTGAACCCCGCACCCGAGGGCGTCGACGCCTCCTGGGCCCGGCTGCGCCCCGGTGGCCGCGGCGAGGGCGTCACCGTCATCGACGTCGAGGGTGCCTGGCAGCTGGGCCACGAGGACCTGGCGGACCGGCTCGCCGGGATCGTGGTGGGCACCCCCGTCCAGGACTTGGCGTGGCGCAACCACGGCACCGCCGTCCTCGGAGTCATCGGCGGCGACCAGGACGAGAAGGGCATCAACGGGATCGTCCCGGAGGCGGTCACGGCGGCCGCCTCGTTCCAGGGCATCGGCACGGCGGCGGCGATCCATGCCGCGGCCGAACGCCTCTCGGCCGGTGACATCGTGCTGGTCGCACTGCACCGCCCCGGGCCGAGGTTCGACTTCCGGGACCGCGACGACCAGGCGGGGTACATCCCGCTGGAGTGGTGGCCGGACGACTTCGCCGCGATCCGCCACGCGACCGCCAGGGGCATCCTGGTGGTGGCGGCGGGCGGCAACGGCGCGGAGAGTCTGGACGACGCGCTCTACGAGCGGCGCCCCGACGGCTTCCCCGAGGGGTGGCGCAACCCCTTCAACCCGTCCAACCGGTCCTCGGGCGCGGTCCTGGTCGGCGCGGGTGCCCCGCCGCCCGGTACGCACGGCCGCGACCACGGCCCGGACCGCTCGCGGCTCGCGTTCTCCAACTACGGCGCCCGTCTGGACGCCCAGGGCTGGGGCCGCGAGACCACGACGACCGGCGGGTTCTGGGACCGGCCGGGCGACCTCCAGGGCGGCACCGAGGAGATCGCCTGGTACACGGACGCGTTCTCCGGTACGTCGGCGGCCTCGCCCATCGTGGCCGGCGCCCTCGCCTCGCTCCAGGGCATGCTGAAGGCCCTGGGACAACCACCGATGTCACCGGAGCGGGCCCGCGCGATCCTGCGGTCGACCGGTGCGCCTCAGCAGGACGCACCGGGCCGGCCCGCCTCCCAGCGCATCGGCGACCGGCCCGCCATCAAGGCCGCGGTGGCCCGTCTGCTGCCCTCGACGGTAGGCACCGGCCAGGCCGAACGGTACTGGGACGAACTGCTCCCGTACCCCCGTGAACTGCCCCCGAGGCTCCGGCTGTTCGTGGCCGGGGCATGGCGCAACCTCAACAACCCCGCGCCCGAACTCCGCCAGGCGGTGCACACCGCCTTCGCGGCCGGACGGCCGGACGTACGGGTCTGGTTCTCGGACGACGAGGTCGTCGGCCTGGTGGTCGCCGGCTGA
- the glpK gene encoding glycerol kinase GlpK, with amino-acid sequence MSDTHTTSSHGHGPFIAAIDQGTTSSRCIVFDKDGRIVSVDQKEHEQIFPKPGWVEHDATEIWTNVQEVVAGAIEKAGITAADVKAIGITNQRETTLMWDKHTGEPVHNALVWQDTRTDALCKELGRNVGQDRFRRETGLPLASYFAGPKVRWLLDNVEGLRERAERGDILFGTMDSWVIWNLTGGTDGGVHVTDVTNASRTLLMNLHEMAWDDKILQSMDIPAAVLPEIRSSAEVYGHAKGGVLDGIPVASALGDQQAALFGQTCFSEGEAKSTYGTGTFMLMNTGDKPVNSYNGLLTTVGYQIGDQKPVYALEGSIAVTGSLVQWMRDQMGMIKTAAEIETLASSVDDNGGAYFVPAFSGLFAPYWRSDARGVIAGLTRYVTKAHIARAVLEATAWQTREITDAMTKDSGVELTALKVDGGMTSNNLLMQTLSDFLDAPVVRPMVAETTCLGAAYAAGLAVGFWPDTDALRANWRRAAEWTPRMDADKRDSEYKSWLKAVERTMGWIEDEE; translated from the coding sequence ATGAGCGACACGCACACCACGTCCTCCCACGGCCACGGGCCGTTCATCGCGGCCATCGACCAGGGCACCACCTCCAGCCGCTGCATCGTCTTCGACAAGGACGGCCGGATCGTCTCGGTCGACCAGAAGGAGCACGAGCAGATCTTCCCGAAGCCGGGCTGGGTCGAGCACGACGCCACCGAGATCTGGACCAACGTCCAGGAAGTCGTGGCCGGCGCGATCGAGAAGGCGGGCATCACCGCCGCCGACGTCAAGGCGATCGGCATCACCAACCAGCGTGAGACCACGCTGATGTGGGACAAGCACACCGGCGAGCCCGTGCACAACGCGCTGGTCTGGCAGGACACCCGCACCGACGCGCTCTGCAAGGAGCTCGGCCGCAACGTCGGCCAGGACCGCTTCCGCCGCGAGACCGGGCTGCCGCTCGCGTCGTACTTCGCGGGCCCGAAGGTGCGCTGGCTGCTCGACAACGTCGAGGGTCTGCGCGAGCGCGCCGAGCGCGGCGACATTCTCTTCGGCACCATGGACTCCTGGGTCATCTGGAACCTGACCGGCGGCACCGACGGCGGTGTGCACGTCACGGACGTCACCAACGCCTCGCGCACGCTGCTCATGAACCTGCACGAGATGGCGTGGGACGACAAGATCCTCCAGTCCATGGACATCCCGGCGGCCGTGCTGCCCGAGATCCGCTCCTCCGCCGAGGTGTACGGACACGCCAAGGGCGGCGTCCTGGACGGCATCCCGGTCGCCTCCGCGCTCGGCGACCAGCAGGCGGCCCTGTTCGGCCAGACCTGTTTCTCCGAGGGCGAGGCCAAGTCGACCTACGGCACCGGCACCTTCATGTTGATGAACACCGGTGACAAGCCCGTCAACTCCTACAACGGCCTGCTGACCACCGTCGGCTACCAGATCGGCGACCAGAAGCCGGTCTACGCCCTCGAAGGCTCCATCGCCGTCACCGGCTCGCTCGTCCAGTGGATGCGCGACCAGATGGGCATGATCAAGACCGCCGCCGAGATCGAGACCCTGGCCTCCTCGGTCGATGACAACGGCGGCGCGTACTTCGTACCGGCCTTCTCCGGCCTGTTCGCCCCGTACTGGCGCTCCGACGCCCGCGGTGTGATCGCCGGCCTCACCCGGTACGTCACCAAGGCGCACATCGCGCGCGCCGTCCTTGAGGCCACCGCCTGGCAGACCCGCGAGATCACCGACGCCATGACGAAGGACTCGGGCGTCGAGCTGACCGCGCTGAAGGTCGACGGCGGCATGACCTCCAACAACCTGCTGATGCAGACCCTCTCGGACTTCCTGGACGCGCCCGTCGTGCGTCCGATGGTCGCCGAGACGACCTGCCTCGGCGCCGCCTACGCCGCCGGTCTGGCCGTCGGCTTCTGGCCGGACACCGACGCGCTGCGCGCCAACTGGCGCCGGGCGGCGGAATGGACCCCTCGCATGGACGCCGACAAGCGTGACAGCGAGTACAAGAGCTGGCTCAAGGCCGTAGAGCGGACCATGGGCTGGATCGAGGACGAGGAGTAA
- a CDS encoding PAC2 family protein codes for MIELEGVPELVDPVMIAAFEGWNDAGDAASSAVAHLDGVWKGEVFAALDAEDYYDFQVNRPTVWLDGGVRKITWPTTRLSVVRVGGDKPRDLVLVRGIEPSMRWRSFCNEILGFAHELGVEMVVILGALLGDTPHTRPVPVSGVTSDPDLARTMDLEETRYEGPTGIVGILQEACTHAGVPAVSLWAAVPHYVSQPPNPKATLALLNRLEDLIDLRIPLGELAEDARAWQLGVDQLAAEDSEVAEYVQTLEEARDTADLPEASGEAIAREFERYLRRRDGGPGPGGLATEGDGSYLRDTSSGRTRPPKPPKAAEPPEDADDEESPEE; via the coding sequence GTGATCGAGCTGGAGGGCGTTCCCGAGCTGGTCGACCCGGTCATGATCGCCGCGTTCGAGGGCTGGAACGACGCGGGCGACGCCGCCTCCTCCGCGGTCGCGCACCTGGACGGGGTATGGAAGGGCGAAGTCTTCGCCGCGCTCGACGCGGAGGACTACTACGACTTCCAGGTCAACCGGCCGACGGTGTGGCTGGACGGCGGGGTCCGCAAGATCACATGGCCCACCACCCGGCTCTCCGTGGTCCGCGTCGGCGGCGACAAGCCGCGCGATCTGGTCCTGGTGCGCGGTATCGAACCGTCGATGCGCTGGCGCTCGTTCTGCAACGAGATCCTCGGGTTCGCCCATGAGCTGGGCGTCGAGATGGTGGTCATCCTCGGCGCGCTGCTCGGCGACACCCCGCACACCCGGCCGGTACCGGTGAGCGGCGTGACCTCGGATCCGGATCTCGCCCGCACGATGGACCTGGAGGAGACCCGCTACGAGGGCCCGACGGGCATCGTGGGCATCCTCCAGGAGGCCTGTACGCACGCGGGAGTTCCGGCGGTCAGCCTCTGGGCGGCGGTCCCGCACTACGTCTCGCAGCCACCCAACCCGAAGGCCACCCTCGCCCTGCTCAACCGCCTTGAGGACCTCATCGACCTGCGCATCCCGCTCGGTGAACTCGCCGAGGACGCCCGCGCCTGGCAGCTCGGCGTCGACCAACTCGCCGCGGAGGACAGCGAGGTGGCCGAGTACGTCCAGACGCTGGAGGAGGCGCGGGACACCGCGGACCTGCCGGAGGCGTCCGGCGAGGCGATCGCCCGGGAGTTCGAGCGGTACCTGCGGCGCCGGGACGGCGGGCCGGGCCCCGGCGGCCTCGCGACGGAGGGCGACGGCTCGTACCTGCGCGACACGTCCAGCGGCCGGACCCGCCCCCCGAAACCACCGAAGGCGGCGGAGCCGCCGGAGGACGCCGACGACGAGGAATCACCCGAGGAGTAG
- a CDS encoding NPCBM/NEW2 domain-containing protein, whose translation MQSPIRTRVALAGAAALGLLAVFAGPGSAQAAPSANAPADTSVGNVTGFEAAAGSVFTLHAGAAEARVSFVAADTFRIELAPDGKFTDPTGSDIVLPQGKPPAARWKDKGDRYELSTDKVTLRAFKAPLRFALYKADGTQLWSETKPLSWTRDTTTQTLSRGATEQFYGGGMQNGRGNTSHRDQTVQVGVDDNWNDGGHPNSVPFYLSTAGYGVFRNTYAPNTYVFGQPVTASAKEQRFDAYYFAGDAKQVIGDYTQLTGKPFLPPVYGLEPGDSDCYLHNANRGERHTLDALKVADAYRTNDMPNGWMLVNDGYGCGYENLPETAKGLQNDSMRMGLWTEDGLDKLADQVKAGQRVAKLDVAWVGDGYKHALDGCKAAYQGIEANSDARGFTWAPESWSGAQRCGVQWSGDQSGSWDYIRWQIPTYAGAAMSGLAYTSGDIDGIFGGSPKTYTRDLQWKSFLPTVMTMDGWAASDKQPYQYGEPYTSINRDYLKLKESLLPYMYSYAHEATKTGVGPVRPLALEYPDDPKASTDAAKYEFLSGQDFLVAPVYQDTAVRNGIYLPKGTWIDYWSGRTYQGPATVDGYSAPLDTLPLFVKAGAAVPMWPGIRSYQDRTASSPLAWDVYPQGNSSFQLYEDDGVTRASRTGAFATQRAEVFAPRRGAGDVTVQVGASKGEFTGKQAARPYQLTLHTGSAPSQVEVAGHKLARLGSKAAYDKAATGWFYDPSDRGGVVEVKTSTLRTDKPFEVKLKNTSAVGGRTPGAAVTLAAPAGQELGAGASGTVAVDVTAGTRDATGVQVSLTAPAGWTVTPAAVDRVAAGTTRRVQVGVTPARDAKPGEVTLTANSAYSSGSSQQRIAVSVMPAPPSGDTWASDMAWLTSTNGYGPPERDRSNGESGAADGHTLTLAGKTYAKGIGAHADSDIEVYTGGRCTAFTADVGIDDEINGYGEVAFSVEADGKVLWSSPKVTGASATVPVDVPLGGARHVHLKVTDTNNSKSGDHGDWAAAKFSCA comes from the coding sequence ATGCAATCACCAATACGCACGAGAGTCGCGCTCGCCGGTGCGGCGGCGCTCGGTCTGCTGGCGGTGTTCGCGGGGCCAGGCAGCGCGCAGGCCGCCCCGTCCGCCAACGCCCCGGCCGACACCTCCGTCGGGAACGTGACCGGTTTCGAGGCGGCCGCGGGCTCCGTCTTCACGCTGCACGCGGGCGCGGCCGAGGCCCGCGTCAGCTTCGTGGCGGCCGACACCTTCCGCATCGAACTCGCCCCGGACGGGAAGTTCACCGACCCGACCGGCTCCGACATCGTCCTGCCCCAGGGCAAGCCGCCGGCCGCCCGCTGGAAGGACAAGGGCGACCGCTACGAGCTGAGCACCGACAAGGTGACCCTGCGCGCCTTCAAAGCCCCGCTCCGCTTCGCCCTCTACAAGGCGGACGGCACCCAACTGTGGTCCGAGACCAAGCCGCTCAGCTGGACCAGGGACACCACCACCCAGACCCTGTCCCGCGGCGCCACCGAGCAGTTCTACGGCGGCGGCATGCAGAACGGCCGCGGCAACACCTCGCACCGCGACCAGACCGTCCAGGTCGGTGTCGACGACAACTGGAACGACGGCGGCCACCCCAACTCCGTCCCGTTCTACCTCTCCACGGCCGGCTATGGCGTCTTCCGCAACACCTACGCCCCCAACACGTACGTCTTCGGGCAGCCGGTCACCGCCAGTGCCAAGGAGCAGCGCTTCGACGCCTACTACTTCGCGGGCGACGCCAAGCAAGTCATCGGCGACTACACCCAGTTGACCGGCAAGCCCTTCCTGCCGCCGGTGTACGGGCTCGAACCCGGCGACTCCGACTGCTATCTGCACAACGCCAACCGCGGTGAGCGCCACACCCTCGACGCCCTCAAGGTCGCGGACGCGTACCGGACGAACGACATGCCCAACGGCTGGATGCTCGTCAACGACGGCTACGGCTGCGGCTACGAGAACCTCCCCGAGACCGCCAAGGGCCTTCAGAACGACTCCATGCGGATGGGCCTGTGGACCGAGGACGGGCTCGACAAGCTCGCCGATCAGGTCAAGGCGGGCCAGCGGGTCGCGAAACTCGACGTCGCCTGGGTCGGCGACGGCTACAAGCACGCGCTCGACGGCTGCAAGGCCGCCTATCAGGGCATCGAGGCCAACAGCGATGCCCGCGGCTTCACCTGGGCCCCCGAGAGCTGGTCGGGCGCGCAGCGCTGCGGAGTGCAGTGGTCCGGCGACCAGTCGGGCAGCTGGGACTACATCCGCTGGCAGATCCCGACGTACGCGGGCGCCGCCATGTCGGGGCTCGCCTACACCAGCGGTGACATCGACGGCATCTTCGGCGGCAGCCCCAAGACGTACACCCGAGACCTCCAGTGGAAGTCGTTCCTGCCCACCGTGATGACGATGGACGGCTGGGCCGCCAGTGACAAGCAGCCCTACCAGTACGGGGAGCCCTACACCTCCATCAACCGCGACTACCTGAAGCTCAAGGAGTCGCTGCTGCCCTACATGTACTCCTACGCTCACGAGGCGACGAAGACCGGAGTGGGGCCGGTGCGCCCGCTCGCGCTCGAATACCCCGACGACCCGAAGGCCTCAACCGACGCCGCCAAGTACGAGTTCCTGTCCGGCCAGGACTTCCTCGTCGCGCCGGTCTACCAGGACACGGCCGTACGCAACGGGATCTATCTGCCCAAGGGCACCTGGATCGACTACTGGAGCGGGCGTACCTACCAGGGTCCGGCCACCGTCGACGGCTACAGCGCGCCGCTCGACACGCTGCCGCTGTTCGTGAAGGCCGGGGCGGCTGTCCCGATGTGGCCGGGCATCCGCTCCTACCAGGACCGGACCGCGAGCTCGCCGCTCGCCTGGGACGTCTACCCGCAGGGCAACTCGTCCTTCCAGCTGTACGAGGACGACGGGGTGACGCGGGCGAGCCGGACCGGCGCCTTCGCCACCCAGCGTGCCGAGGTCTTCGCGCCGCGGCGGGGCGCGGGCGATGTGACCGTCCAAGTGGGCGCCAGCAAGGGCGAGTTCACGGGCAAGCAGGCTGCCCGCCCCTACCAGCTGACGCTGCACACCGGGAGCGCGCCCTCGCAGGTGGAGGTCGCGGGGCACAAGCTCGCGCGGCTGGGGTCCAAGGCCGCGTACGACAAGGCCGCCACGGGCTGGTTCTACGACCCGAGCGACCGGGGCGGGGTGGTCGAGGTGAAGACCTCGACTCTGCGTACGGACAAGCCGTTCGAGGTGAAGCTCAAGAACACCAGCGCGGTGGGCGGGCGGACCCCGGGTGCCGCGGTCACGCTGGCGGCGCCGGCCGGTCAGGAGCTCGGTGCGGGGGCGTCCGGCACGGTGGCCGTGGACGTCACCGCGGGCACCAGGGACGCGACCGGCGTCCAGGTGTCCCTCACCGCTCCGGCCGGGTGGACCGTGACCCCGGCCGCGGTGGACCGCGTCGCGGCCGGAACCACGCGGCGCGTCCAGGTGGGCGTCACCCCGGCCCGGGACGCCAAGCCCGGCGAGGTCACGCTGACCGCCAACTCGGCGTACAGCAGCGGGAGTTCGCAGCAACGGATCGCGGTCTCGGTGATGCCTGCGCCGCCCTCGGGGGACACCTGGGCCAGTGACATGGCCTGGCTGACATCGACCAACGGTTACGGCCCGCCCGAACGCGACCGGTCCAACGGCGAGTCGGGCGCCGCCGACGGCCACACCCTCACGCTCGCCGGAAAGACGTACGCCAAGGGCATCGGCGCCCACGCCGACTCCGACATCGAGGTCTACACCGGCGGGCGGTGCACCGCCTTCACCGCCGACGTGGGCATCGACGACGAGATCAACGGGTACGGGGAGGTGGCTTTCTCCGTGGAGGCGGACGGCAAGGTGCTGTGGAGTTCGCCGAAGGTGACCGGCGCCTCCGCGACCGTGCCGGTCGACGTGCCGCTCGGTGGGGCACGGCACGTCCACCTCAAGGTCACCGACACCAACAACTCCAAGTCCGGTGACCACGGGGACTGGGCCGCCGCGAAGTTCAGCTGCGCCTAG
- a CDS encoding NADP-dependent succinic semialdehyde dehydrogenase, with product MAIATVNPATGETLKSFGAMEPEEVERRLATAEAAFDAYRRTGFEQRARLVVRAADLLDGDRDDIARTMTLEMGKPVAAARAEAAKCAKALRWYAEHAPRLLADEEPSPNDVRDSGADRARVHYRPLGVVLAVMPWNFPLWQVVRFAAPALMAGNVALLKHASNVPQTALYLEELFHRAGFPDGCFQTLLIGSDGVERVLRDRRVAAATLTGSEPAGRSVAAICGDEIKKTVLELGGSDPYLVLASADVGRAARTAVTARVQNNGQSCIAAKRFIVHTDVYDAFAEQFTAGMRELKVGDPLLDDTDVGPLASEQGRADLEELVEDAVRKGATALCGGSRPDGLDGGWFYSPTVLAGITADMRIHREETFGPVATLYRVRDADEAVSVANDTPFGLSSNVWTRDPAEVDRCVRDLQAGGVFFNGMTASHPAFPFGGVKRSGYGRELSGHGIREFCNVTTVWHGAQPSDD from the coding sequence ATGGCCATCGCCACCGTGAATCCGGCTACCGGAGAGACGCTCAAGAGCTTCGGGGCCATGGAGCCCGAGGAGGTCGAGCGGCGGCTCGCCACCGCCGAAGCCGCGTTCGATGCGTATCGCAGGACCGGGTTCGAGCAGCGGGCCCGGCTGGTGGTGCGGGCAGCCGATCTCCTGGACGGCGACCGGGACGACATCGCGCGGACCATGACTCTGGAGATGGGCAAGCCGGTCGCGGCGGCCCGCGCCGAGGCTGCGAAGTGCGCGAAGGCCCTGCGCTGGTACGCCGAGCACGCGCCCCGGCTGCTCGCCGACGAGGAGCCCTCCCCGAACGACGTCCGCGACTCCGGGGCCGACCGGGCGCGCGTCCACTACCGGCCACTCGGCGTGGTCCTCGCCGTGATGCCGTGGAACTTCCCGCTCTGGCAGGTCGTACGGTTCGCGGCGCCCGCCCTGATGGCGGGCAACGTCGCCCTGCTCAAGCACGCCTCGAACGTGCCGCAGACCGCGTTGTACCTGGAGGAACTCTTCCACCGGGCCGGGTTCCCCGACGGCTGCTTCCAGACCCTGCTGATCGGCTCGGACGGCGTCGAGCGGGTGTTGCGCGACCGGCGGGTGGCGGCGGCGACCCTGACCGGCAGCGAGCCCGCGGGCCGGTCGGTCGCCGCGATCTGCGGCGACGAGATCAAGAAGACCGTGCTCGAACTCGGCGGCAGCGACCCGTACCTCGTGCTCGCCTCCGCGGACGTCGGGCGCGCCGCGCGGACCGCGGTGACCGCCCGGGTGCAGAACAACGGCCAGTCCTGCATCGCCGCGAAGCGCTTCATCGTGCACACCGATGTCTATGACGCCTTCGCCGAGCAATTCACCGCCGGTATGCGGGAGTTGAAGGTCGGCGATCCACTCCTGGACGACACCGACGTGGGCCCGCTGGCCAGCGAGCAGGGCCGCGCCGACCTGGAGGAACTGGTCGAGGACGCGGTCCGCAAAGGGGCCACCGCACTGTGCGGCGGGAGTCGGCCCGACGGGCTCGACGGGGGCTGGTTCTATTCCCCGACCGTCCTCGCCGGCATCACCGCCGACATGCGGATCCACCGCGAGGAGACCTTCGGGCCGGTGGCCACGCTCTACCGGGTGCGGGACGCGGACGAGGCGGTGTCGGTCGCCAACGACACGCCGTTCGGGCTGAGTTCCAACGTGTGGACGCGCGATCCGGCCGAAGTGGACCGCTGTGTACGGGACCTCCAGGCGGGCGGTGTGTTCTTCAACGGGATGACCGCCTCCCACCCGGCCTTCCCGTTCGGCGGCGTCAAGCGCTCCGGCTACGGCCGCGAGCTCTCCGGCCACGGCATCCGCGAGTTCTGCAACGTGACGACGGTGTGGCACGGCGCTCAGCCGTCCGACGACTGA